From one Musa acuminata AAA Group cultivar baxijiao chromosome BXJ2-6, Cavendish_Baxijiao_AAA, whole genome shotgun sequence genomic stretch:
- the LOC135614281 gene encoding probable ATP synthase 24 kDa subunit, mitochondrial yields the protein MALVSRLLCRSRQLYAGQIIWQHDHAMSARSYAKEAAPSNLPPLKGDEMLKSIFYEVKNKFDIALGVLRKEKITIDPDDAAAVSQYAKVIKTIREKANLLSESQRIKYTIEQHTQGIPDARTYLLTLQEIRIKNGLTDDLGAEAMMMEALEKVEKEIKKPLLRSDKKNMALLLTEFDKINKKLGIKKEDLPKYEEQLELKIAKEDLQGLKEEVTEAMESQLKREEFKDEQMVEVKSLDIRNFI from the exons ATGGCGTTGGTTTCTCGTCTCCTCTGCCGATCTAGACAG TTATATGCTGGTCAGAtcatttggcaacatgatcatgctATGTCAGCTCGATCCTATGCAAAGGAAGCTGCACCTTCTAATTTACCACCCCTCAAAGGAGATG AAATGTTGAAGAGCATATTTTATGAGGTCAAGAACAAATTTGATATTGCCCTTGGTGTGCTTCGGAAGGAAAAGATCACTATTGATCCTGATGATGCAGCAGCTGTTTCTCAGTATGCCAAAGTTATCAAGACCATAAGAGAAAA GGCAAATCTGCTTTCAGAATCTCAACGGATAAAATACACAATCGAGCAACATACACAAGGCATTCCTGATGCTAGAACATACTTGTTGACACTACAGGAGATACGGATCAA GAATGGCCTTACAGATGATCTTGGTGCTGAGGCTATGATGATGGAAGCCTTGGAGAAGGTTGAGAAAGAGATCAAGAAGCCACTGCTGAGGTCGGACAAGAAGAACATGGCTTTGCTCTTAACTGAATTTGACAAGATCAATAAGAA ACTGGGAATTAAAAAGGAAGATCTTCCCAAGTATGAAGAACAGTTGGAACTCAAAATTGCTAAAGAAGATCTGCAGGGTCTGAAGGAGGAGGTAACCGAAGCAATGGAATCCCAGCTTAAAAG GGAGGAGTTCAAGGATGAGCAGATGGTTGAAGTCAAGTCGTTGGATATTAGGAATTTTATCTGA
- the LOC103986813 gene encoding F-box/LRR-repeat protein 14, which yields MGGACSRKRNVLDEDDLRRSGRFSKTGSSKWLLFSLPRCSTDVTVRRQGKCPSLMELCVAKIREDIKKYSSFSMLPRDISQQIFNELVESHGLTDVSLAAFQDCALQDIHLGEYPGVKDSWLSTVSSQGQSLLSLDISCSDVTDSGLSLLKNCHNVQCLKCNYCDQISDYGVSHISGLSNLTSLSLKKSNAITAEGMRVFTNLINLVNLDLEKCLKIHGGLIYLKDLKKLESLNIRYCNCITDEDMEPLSGLSKLKELQMSCCKVTDAGIAHLKGLYKIARLNLEGCPVTAACLDVISGFGSLIFLNLSRCGISDDGSESFSGLQKLKVLNLGFNNISDACLVHLKDLINLESLNLDSCKIGDEGMLNLKGLLRLKCLELSDTEVGSNGLSHLSGLCNLESINLSFTSVTDGGLRKLSGLTSIKSLNLDARQITDAGLTAITSLTGLTHLDLFGARITDLGTNCFRYFKNLQSLEVCGGSITDAGVKNIKDLKSLTLLNLSQNCNLTDKTLEFISGLTALASLNVSNSRITNAGLQHLKPLKNLRSLTLESCKVTATEIKKLQLAALPNLISVRPE from the exons CTCGTTGCAGCACAGATGTTACAGTTCGAAGGCAAGGAAAGTGCCCTTCTCTCATGGAGTTATGCGTGGCTAAAATTCGTGAG GATATAAAAAAGTATAGCAGCTTTTCCATGCTGCCAAGAGACATAAGCCAGCAGATATTCAATGAATTAGTCGAATCTCATGGCCTCACTGATGTGTCTCTTGCAGCCTTTCAGGATTGTGCCCTTCAG GATATTCATCTTGGAGAATATCCAGGAGTGAAGGACAGTTGGTTAAGCACAGTTTCCTCTCAAGGGCAATCACTGCTGTCTCTTGATATTTCTTGCTCTGATGTGACAGATTCTGGATTGTCTCTTCTTAAGAATTGCCACAATGTCCAGTGCTTGAAATGTAATTACTGTGACCAAATCTCAGACTATGGTGTATCACATATATCTG GACTTTCAAACTTGACCTCTTTAAGTTTAAAGAAGAGCAATGCAATTACTGCTGAAGGAATGAGGGTTTTTACCAACTTGATTAACTTGGTAAATTTGGATCTAGAGAAATGCTTAAAGATTCATGGTGGTCTTATATATTTAAAAG ACTTGAAAAAGCTCGAATCCCTTAACATCAGATACTGCAATTGTATAACAGATGAAGACATGGAGCCTCTTTCTG GTCTTTCAAAATTAAAAGAGTTGCAAATGTCATGTTGTAAAGTTACCGATGCAGGGATTGCTCATCTAAAAG GTTTATATAAAATTGCTCGCTTGAACCTGGAGGGTTGTCCAGTTACTGCTGCCTGCTTGGATGTTATATcag GCTTTGGAtccttgatttttttaaatttgagcCGATGTGGTATATCTGATGATGGAAGTGAGAGTTTTTCTG GGCTTCAGAAGTTGAAAGTTCTGAATTTGGGTTTCAATAACATCAGTGATGCATGTTTGGTGCATCTTAAAG ATTTGATCAATTTGGAGAGCTTGAATTTGGATTCTTGTAAGATTGGTGATGAAGGAATGTTAAACTTGAAAG gtCTTCTACGTTTAAAATGCCTGGAGCTGTCCGATACTGAAGTTGGAAGCAATGGACTGAGCCATCTCTCTG GTTTATGCAACTTGGAGAGTATCAATCTCTCGTTCACATCAGTAACTGATGGTGGCTTGAGGAAGCTGTCTGGCTTAACTTCCATTAAGTCACTAAATTTGGATGCTCGCCAGATAACAGATGCAGGCTTAACGGCTATCACCA GTCTTACCGGATTGACACATCTGGATCTTTTTGGAGCTCGTATTACAGACCTTGGGACAAACTGTTTCCGAT ATTTCAAAAACCTGCAGTCACTTGAGGTCTGTGGTGGGTCAATAACTGATGCTGGAGTGAAGAACATTAAGGACCTTAAATCTCTTACGTTATTAAATTTATCTCAGAATTGCAACCTTACAGATAAGACTCTGGAATTCATTTCAG GATTAACTGCATTGGCTTCCCTTAATGTATCAAACTCTCGCATAACAAATGCTGGTTTGCAGCATCTGAAACCATTAAAGAATCTGAGATCACTCACCCTGGAGTCATGCAAAGTTACGGCCACCGAAATAAAGAAGCTGCAGCTGGCTGCTCTTCCAAATCTGATTAGTGTTCGACCTGAGTAG